Below is a genomic region from Onychostoma macrolepis isolate SWU-2019 chromosome 15, ASM1243209v1, whole genome shotgun sequence.
agtgtatattttattatatttcatcaTCAGAACCTGTCGGGACTGAAAGCCTTAGTGGCCCCAAATGCTGGAGGGTTTGGCAAAAGATTTTTGAGTATCCTCAGTTAACTCCTGTGTTCTCTGAAGATGGCATCATGGCACAGTTTTGTACAAAGCCAATTAGAGCTGTGTCACATAACCTCAGGGCATTTAACTGAGCTCCGACGCAAGTGCCAAATCTGTCAAGATCCTGTGGGTGGTAATccatgtaaaaataaagtgtttttttgttgtttttttcagtagaCACTTCTAAACCCCTTTGACAAGATTATTATTGAGCCCCCAAGAACACTAAATAACACACTGATGTAGGCTAGCTGCACTTACACAGGTCTAACAAACACCACTGGAAATTAATGTCAGATTCTTGAGATATGGGACAAACATTTTATCCTCGTTATTCTGTCAGATTTATGGCATGatcatgctgaaaaaaaacaaaaaacaaaaaaacaatagaaaccatcacagaaattgtaatggtttccactacaaatacctTTATAAACATTAACCATCAACACCATTAAAAATGGTttcctgtagtgtgttttgggacgtATTCCATTAGGATTAGTGAATTTAAtaagccaccaatagaaggcgACCATAACCAGAACCAACAGGCACCATTACAGTTTCTATTAAAACCAGTACAATTCCCATTGTAACCAGGAAAACCATTTCaaattctgtgttgtttttAGCAGGGGACATTATCCCGACTATAAAGATTTATTGAATACAGGCATTTGCCtcaaatgaccgtgattttaacggtacaaaactgtgaaaatgctacagtaaaaacctgttaaatggttaacggtacgttcccctaatatatacggtgaacaACTGTAATAGatatttcagacaattttacggtgaaataccgttttttggaagtgaaaaagaatgtaaaatttacagggaaaaatcataaattgacgttcccagaattctctGCGTTCCATTTCAAATGGgatattttttctttgaaataactgttttttcttagttttttttttttttcttatcagttatgtttattaggattgtatgttacatctaatgttgttaaattaatgtttattgcatatttcagtttaatgagtctcaccgtgatggtgtttagtgtttgtgtgaatggcactgtgcaccttctatatgttattgtttaaaagctgcttgtgatgggctttggttcgtcatgtgactttctcatcatcacctgcatttggtggttatcagtgtaatacaaaggtacaaaacagatttcagtacttcagtaggttggtatattaacattatatcagttaatgaaattacggtatttaataatgtaaatttaagttaaaaccgtaaaatctaaaatgttgctaccgtattttttttacagtagaattctggcaaccacagctgctatTTTTTTACCGtacattttacagaattttttttacagtgtagaactaaattatttgtttattcagaGATGCAGTCACTTTTTTCCACTTGCTTAGCATGTCGATGATATTGACTGCAGAAAGAGTCATTTAAGTGAAAATACTAATTCACCGACTGTTGAATGGCAAGCatttatgtatatactgtatataaaaaaaataagaaaatcttGCATGATTTAAATTACTCTCCATTCTCAAACGTAATATTTGATActataataatttacattactGATGTAGTAAAAGTTAaggaaaacacattttaagaaATGCAAACACAAGTGTTACTAGATACTATAGTTTAAATAGAACTCATATGCCACTGAATGATATAGGCATTAGCTCAATAATATACCGAGGATGacctttaaaatgtttgaattttacACAGACAATCTTTATAAACAGGGTCAAACCTAATCAATGTCATTCCTGTTACCCACGTCAAAACCTGTTACTCTAAAAATTAACAGATTGACAGGTTTGGCAATTTCAAACAAATTTGCTAATTGCTAGCTAATAGTCAagtttacaaaagcacatattGCACACTTTGAAAGGATTTTAATTGTAGATATTGATTACATTAAATGTAGGAAATActtgtttaaatttacattttaaaaatggtaacaGTATTGACACTGCATGATGCCCCCCTCCCCCCTCTGTCAAGCCTCctaaatcatcaaaaatagaACATTATAGAGTAGTGAGAGAAACATGCTTGAGTTTTCAGTTCTGGAATCCTGGATGACAGATGATGTAACCTCCTAGAAATGATGTGACTTGaatgtacattattttacaaGGGTTTTTTGATGAGGGTACCAGGGCTGACATGAAATCAGGGGACaccaataaaatgatttatattgtATAGAAAAAGTGCTCACTTATGCAAAAACATTGCTTAACAATGATACTATATTTAGAACAATATGCAGATgtgattttatatcattttgcaAATTAAAAGTCCTGCTGAAGAAGAAAAATCATAGAGAGGGACAGGCCAAAAACCGTACcagcaatttaaattatttaaaataatatttaattgactttttttgATGTAATATTGATGAAAGCATACATagtattatgtttttaaattgcacatttatttgttgttatattaaatctatgtttgattatttcttaGGGACGCAAAAGGCACAGATGGTCGACCTGATTATGTCCAAAATAATTACTTGGCAAATAAAATTTTGTAACCAGTTCTATTCCAGTACTCAATCAGTGAAATATTCAActatacaagaaaaaaaaaaaaaaaaaaaaaaaagacaagacacACTTTGCAAACGCAAGTCAAACTTTATTTTGGTTAGAGGGGAATGTTTGTGCAACACGTTCCTGAAAAAATGTGTATCTGGAATGACAGTTTTCGGTTACACAAAACAGGTGCGCACTGCTACCATTCAAGTGACATTTTGTTCTTTGGTGGAACAAGATGAGACACACTCAACTCCTAACACACACTCCTGTAGTCCAAAACTGCCATTGTGTTGTTTTGGGAAGGGGGCGGGAAGGGAGGGGGGTGATGGGGGCAGGAGTGCATGTGCTCCAAAAGACAAAGAACTTTCCAGAGCATTCCTTCGAATGTTTCAAGGACACTAGGGAGTTCAGCAGCGTAGCTCTCGCCACCTAAACTAGTGATTAAGCAGCAACTATTCACATCTGAACAGATCTTGCACCTGCAGCAGCACAtggtgttcatttgttttttctGAACGATATCAGTAGTTTTTAAAAGTAGCTCGGTCCCCCGTTCTTGAGCAGTGCACTATGTCTACGGAATGTGCACTAGCGCCGGTCCATTTTCCATCCCAACGGTCACATACACACGGTCCACATCAGCCCAGAGGAGGCACTTCACATAGAGATAGTAACTATTAAAAGAGTAACCTGACTTTGTACTCTTGAGCTGTAACAAGGCATGAAAAGAGGATCGAAAGAAATACAGGAAGTCTAAACGTTCAAGCTTTACAATGACATGGTCGACAGGCAAATGGAATAACTTATTACGCCTACCGACGCTCAACCTATTAACAATattgcattgcaaaaaaaaggCATAATATAAATTAGATCTTAACTCTATCCTCACAACATTTATAAGAAATAACTTCTTGTAGTCGGAATAAAATAGCAGCTTAATGGGCAACGTATCCTGACGTGAAAGCTTAAACTAGGCCTGCTGTTATTGAAAAACATGAGCCTGGACACAAACCTTTTAGTCGAGTTTGCGTTTCCGACGAATACGTTCGCCCATTACGGGAAAGGACTGGAACAGATTTTGCTGCAATGGTAAACAGAGCAAATAAAGATGCTAGTGTGGGGAAACATAACACGATGTGGTGTGAATGCAATAACTGTTACAGCCCAGTACTACACATACATTGCTAAATACAAAAGAAACCTCTTCCTTTCGGGAGTTCGCTCCCCCGATTTACggtttcacaaaaacaaatttagcTAAATATCATTAATTTATATTCTACATCATGCCTATTGTCAAGGACAGTTCAAGGATCAAATATTTAAGGCTTCTGAGGGGCAAACAGGGAGGTTATGATACTGGGTGTCACGGCTCCACCCATTCGCTCATCTGCAGTTGCTCCACCAAAGTCTGACAATACCCATGCTCCACTGCCAGATGGCCTGCCCTGATAAAGGTGGAGAGACTCAGTCGACGTAAAAGTCCAGGGAGAATGTGAGAAGAGGCACAGGTAGacctgagaaagagagaaactcTCCATGGGAGTTAAACCGTGGAGCATGGGATGGATCATTTATCGAATTCACAGAACAAGTCAACTTAAAATGCGTCTTTTGTTTAGGTTATTTCCCGTCGAACAGACCTAGACTGTCACCGGCGGTGCATTTCAGCTATTTTAGATAAGACCGACATGACACATCAAGTGCCTAAGGTGGGTGGAAAATGCAGTGGCAGGCTTCAGCTGACACAACAGCGTGTGACGGAGATGGAAGTGATCCCGCCAGGGAAGAGCGGTATGGTGTTAATGATGGAGCAAAAGCAGGGAGCCAATCCGCCCCGACACACAGCATTCACACCGGCTAATCACACCTCTCAGTTACAGTAGCACAGCAGTAAAGCCACAGGCTAGCCCGTGGTGCTCATTTATATTGCGCTTACATCAACACACTTCCGTCATCCAATTACGGTCAAGGACGTCTTTCCTTTAACGACGAACTAACGCATGAGCGGATGACGACACTCTTCCCAAAGGTAGCTTTGGGTCGGCTGCTAAACGTCGGTCCTGTAGTGAGTCGAAGCCTGCCGTCACCGTCTCTTTCCaatgaaattcaagtagtaacAATTAAGTTGAGAGACAAAATAAAACCCTAAGCTATGCAATTAGGGCACAGCACAAGTCCCGAAGCAATTTCAGTCTACAGCAGTCTCCATTTAAACTGAAATCTAATAGGATActcgagagaaaaaaaaaaaaaaagagggaatAAAAAGGATAGTGCATTAGCTGACACTTCAAGGGAAGGATTAACATCGTACACAATGTGGCTTGACTCAGCCCTAGTGTAACATTTCCATCTAAGACTTTAACCTGATTCATGTTCAACAGTCTGGAAAAGAAACAGTCTTGTCATATGTGCATATCCCAGTATCAGTTTGCACTTTCATATCGATTCAGAATTAGTTACAAAAAGCACAATATGTAAACATTGAgaggaacaaaaataaaatcaacctCTATACATTGTACAAGCTGTTAGCTTAGATGGAACAGCCAAATATTTCAGTATCATGGCACCCcttaaatgtcttcactgtgttaGTACTTCAAATCTCAAGTAGGCCTAAACTACATACAAGTGGCATTTGCTGGGAATTTCTTCTCAGCTTTTTAAATAATGGACATTTGCCAATCAAAAGGAGAAAGCGAATATATGCGTGTTGTGTGgtacatttttccatttataTAACACAGACCAGATAGgaatggggaaaaaaacccaaaaaaaacAGTGCTCATCTCATAAACTGAAGCTGTTATGGCTGTTTTCTggaaagaaaaaataactaaactaaaataaataaatgcctacAGTGTTTTCCCAAAGCTACTTATTTAAGaaatctaaactactaaaacaaaaagaaaaaagtggcACGTGGGGGTTCAGCTTAGCCACATAAATCATTGTACTGGAAACATTCAGTAGATCACTTGCAAGACTGAGAACGAAACGGGAAGAGGGGGAATTTTTTCCTTGCGCTCAGATTAACACTGACTAGCATCAACTGGCCGCAGCTCATCTGTACCCTGGGTGGTGGATGTGCACATTTCTACTATCACCTGAATCTGTGGCCCTGCTGACTGATGCTCTATGCATCTTTGCCATTGTGCCAGGATTCTGCGCTCGGAAGCAAGGCGCCTGGAAGTCGCCACCCATGTACTCCATGGTCTGCATCAGGTTCGTCTGGCTGGAAATGGCTGCCCCGGTCCTGTACTGTGCTCCGGGGGTGCAGTCTATGGAGGCTCCTGAGAGGCCCCCGTGGAATGGCCCCACCAGGTCTTGAGACCCTGAGCTGTCACTGTTTGGCGTGGGTAGGATGTTGTTCCAGGGAGGCTGCATGTAGTGGCCGTTACTATAACTCATGGGCATCCCATTGACCGGAGGAGATGGCGTTGGTTTATCAGTTGAGGGCTTCAAATTGAAGGGCTGCGCCATGCACACCTCCTGCGGGTAGCCCATGTTCTTGGTGAGGAACCCCGGTCCAACTAGGGCCTCTCTAGGGAGATTTTGCCCTGGTGAGCCGCTCCCTCCGGAAGGTGCTGAAGGTGCGCCAACTGGTGTTGCCCCCAAGGGCCCTGCTGACGTTGTTGCTGGGGTAACTGTGGCTGGGAATGATGCTGCTTCATGTCGTTGTGGTAAAGAGGCATCCTGTTCATGGCAGCGATGTCAGGCAGTGGCAGAGCGGGAGCAGGACCGCCTTTGTCAGGGTTACCAAGAACGCAAGAAGGTGGAGGACCCACACCGGGATGGGTGCACACCCGAGAGCTCGCATTGATGAGCTGGTTGCGGCTGATGGGACTGGGGTTGGCGATCTGTCCTTCGCACATGGAGGTAGAGCCCATGCCAGCCCGAGCCTGGCAGAACTGGTTGATCTGATTGACAATGCTGCTTAGGTCACTGGGCCGGTTCTGGTGCAGGCTGGCAGCCATGGAAAGCGGGATGGTTGAGGTAGACACAGTCACATTGGGAGGGGCATCGGCGTCGGGCAGCTTGCGTGACATCTGTAACCCTGCCAGGGGGGGCTGTAAGACCCCGGGGGCCGGAGGGCCAGCGCAAGAGGCCTGTGGCATGGGCTGGGATTGAGAGAAGCCCTGTGAGTGCTGCAGGTTCACCGACTGCGCCATATCGGGCAGATGCCGGAGTCCTTGCGGACCAGGCAATTGTGGCTGCCGCTGCATGAGAGTCTGTTGGTGGTTTAGGGCGTGGTGCGGTACTGGCGGTTGATGAGCCTGGCTCTGATGTAAAGCCTCCTGGTGggccaggctctgctgtggttGTAAACTGCTCTTCTGCTGCAGGGACTGCGGATGGGCCTGCAAGGCCTGAGAGTGAGCGAGACTCTTCTGGCCTAAAGGAGTCTGAAGGTGTGGAACAGTGTGAGGAACATTTAAAGTGCTGGGATTGGCATAAAGCCCACTGTGCGGGTTCATGATGAGCTTAGGGAGAAAACGGGCTCGGCCGCCTTCAATGTCCTTGAGGATCCCTTTGACGGGGACTTTGACGATGGCCAAGAGGCCCGTCCGGGTGTTGACCTGAGGTGGGTAGGGGCTGTAGCGCTGGCTGGAGGTGTCGAGACCGTTGACGGTGCGGCGAATATGCTTCCTCTGAGGTACTTTCACGCTATTGGGGAAGATTTTTATAGTCAGTGGGTTATTGGCAACTTTCTTAGCATAGGCATCCAATTCCGCTGGGGTAGGATAGTGTGCTGATCTCATCCTCTGTGTAGTGTCCCCTGTGAGCAAGAAAAGGCCAAACGTGAAGGGTAATGCAAGAAATGTGGCGCTCATATGATAGCATATAACTGCTTATCAGGGCTCAGACGGAGCAGGGTCAAGAGGCAGAGCTAACAAAGGCACAAACTAGGTCAAACGTACATGCAGTCTAATCAGAACAAAGCTCATTTCGGTTAACAGCCATTTCTTACATTTCTGAAGTCCAGTGTTCATCTGCGTGTGCGAGAGAAGCTGGAGGGAGGGGTTTGATACCGGCAGACAGGCCAGCATGTCACAATGAGACTAATGCAACATTGGACTCTCACTCCTCATCACACTGCAAAGGAAACAGTCACGTCAGGAACAAAAACGGATTCACATCATTCGTCTCTTAAAATACattgtgtaaaaaaagaaacattggcTATTTTCTCCTCCGAGGGCGTCATTAAAGAGATCCAATTTTACGTGTAGATGTAGGTTTAATGGAACACACTGTGCAATGGGACTTAATGAGAGTAATAAATTATTAGGAGGAAATTTCTAGTTTAATTAGTGGCGGTTTGCTGCAACACAGAAGCAGCAGAAGCAATAATCAGAACGCCTTAGATTAAAAGACTCGCAGATTGAAAACCAGCATACAGTGAATATCCCAACAAGCTAAATAAGTAATATTGAGTAAAGCGTGCTAGTCAACAAATGACATGATTTACAGCCGGCCGCAAGAAACCGCCAATCGCAGAAGTCCACAAAGGCCCTACCCTTGCCAATTCACCTGAACATCCATCAAACGCTGTAGCTATAGATCTCTGTAATTGCCTCATTGTagccatttatttaaatatcatgcATTCAAGCATGACCTTTTTAAATAGCTCTCTGAAACAGCTGGTGTCAGGGCCCACGGAGCACACCCTGCAGTTTGAGTGTCAGGAGTGCGATGCAAACGCATTCTCCCGTCTGCCTGGCAGGTGCCCAGGGGCACGGCAGGGGATGCGGCAACACGACCACAGGCCACACGCTCCCAGCTGACTCCTCCAATCTGAGATGTGCAGGTGTCAAAAAGTGCAGTCGAGACAGAGCCTGACATGTTCTGCGCACCCAACCCCCAGCTATTTTCATCAGGGAGCTGCTTTTAATTTTACACTGAAGGAGGTGTTATCAGCTAAAGCTGAGATCCACACTGCCTTAAACATCCTGGGTTTGTTTAGAATCAGAGATGACCCATGCACGTCCTGTTATATCATCCCCAAAAATGGACCAATGGATGGGGAGTTGTTTATTTAGATGgtgctctaaaaaaaaaaaaaaaagaaaaacctttgAACTGGGTTCAATATCTAAACAGTTCACGGCTCTTACAAGCAAATACTGTACAGCCAAGCAGTATTTTTGGCTTGCATTTAAGCTGACACACATTTACGgtcttaattaaaaacaacaggaGCTTTGGATGAGCTGAGCTACATTGTGAAATCTCAAACACAATTAGCCAATCATAAAACTAAAGCACCTTGAGTTTAAAGTACAATTTGTGGTTGCCATTTCATCCACCCTATAATAAATCTGCTAGCCACCAAAGTTTGCTTAGCCACAAGCTACATGCATTACATTTATCTCAGATCAACACAGACACACTTACACAATTTAGGGTCACTGTAGCACACATCTGCCCTGTAGATAAGATGTATCCGGTTGGCTGAAGCTTTGTCGTGCTCATTTAACGCCCAGCTAACTACCAACCAATCTAAAAGGTGACCAGAGTGAGATCTCAGCCTGTCTTGGTACCTCTGTCTATACACTTGCTACAACCACTAGCATATAGCCTGTGTCTTCTTTGTGCGAGCCACTGCCCGGCTTTCATC
It encodes:
- the fam222bb gene encoding LOW QUALITY PROTEIN: protein FAM222B (The sequence of the model RefSeq protein was modified relative to this genomic sequence to represent the inferred CDS: deleted 2 bases in 1 codon), producing the protein MLACLPVSNPSLQLLSHTQMNTGLQKWDTTQRMRSAHYPTPAELDAYAKKVANNPLTIKIFPNSVKVPQRKHIRRTVNGLDTSSQRYSPYPPQVNTRTGLLAIVKVPVKGILKDIEGGRARFLPKLIMNPHSGLYANPSTLNVPHTVPHLQTPLGQKSLAHSQALQAHPQSLQQKSSLQPQQSLAHQEALHQSQAHQPPVPHHALNHQQTLMQRQPQLPGPQGLRHLPDMAQSVNLQHSQGFSQSQPMPQASCAGPPAPGVLQPPLAGLQMSRKLPDADAPPNVTVSTSTIPLSMAASLHQNRPSDLSSIVNQINQFCQARAGMGSTSMCEGQIANPSPISRNQLINASSRVCTHPGVGPPPSCVLGNPDKGGPAPALPLPDIAAMNRMPLYHNDMKQHHSQPQLPQQQRQQGPWGQHQLAHLQHLPEGAAHQGKISLERPVGPGFLTKNMGYPQEVCMAQPFNLKPSTDKPTPSPPVNGMPMSYSNGHYMQPPWNNILPTPNSDSSGSQDLVGPFHGGLSGASIDCTPGAQYRTGAAISSQTNLMQTMEYMGGDFQAPCFRAQNPGTMAKMHRASVSRATDSGDSRNVHIHHPGYR